The region TCGAGGGATAGTTCGCTTCCAGGAGGAACGTCAGAGGAAAGGGGAAAGAGATTAAAGATCACGGGTTTGCCGCCATACTGTAGTGCTGCTCGTCTGGCGCGACCAAGGCCTTGATAACGTGTTCGAAGGGCTACCGCAAATCGTGAGATTGCGTGGCCCTCGTGAAGCGCACTAATTGGGCTCCTCGCGCTGGTCTGGGCCTAAGTGCTTTCTGGGCATTTTGATGTAGCGCGTGTCATATCCAATGACTGCCATGCCTGACTGCAGATATATTTGCCGGAAAAATAATGAACTACATGTCAAATGCAACATTTCGGCGCGCCGCGTTTGCCCTAAAGGCGAGGCTCGCGAACCACACGCCGCTCCGACAGAGCGAATTCCCGTTAACCGGTTAACTTTACGCGGCGATGTTTGAAGCCGAACGGATCACTGGGTCCGACTTCGAACCTGATCGACTGATCGAGTTTCTTCGGCCGCCCTTTCGTAAATTCGAAATCCCGACACCGATGAGCCCTGCGCACGCCGCTCGGGTTCTCCAGGAGATCGTCGAACCGCCCCGAAAGTGGGGGTGGCCATCTTCCACGAAGCGCGGATATTTCGAGGGCAGGGTTGCAGGTAGCCGCTTCAAAATTCATCGAATCATCAGATACCAGGGCTCATTCCTCCCGATAATTGAAGGGAACTTCCGGCGCGACGGCTTGGGAACCATCGTGACGCTGAACATGCGCCTAGTGTGGCCTGTGGTGCCTTTTTGGATCGGCATAATAGTGTTCCTAGCGTGGAGTTCGGTCGCCGTCGATTCGCGCGTGGCCGGGCCCCTTGAGGCTCGAATGGCGGTAATCGCGATGACGCTGTTCACATATCTCGTCGCGACGGTGCCCTTCGCAATCGAGGTGCGGCTCGCCATGAAGCGCTTGTTGAAACTGATGCGCTATGGGTCTGCTGACTTATAATTGGATGGTGAAGGAGCCAATTTGTGAAGACATCAATCTGCGAAATGCTCGAAATCGATTTTCCACTTGTAGCTTTCAGTCACTGCCGGGATGTTGTCGCGGCGGTCAGCCGGGCGGGCGGATTTGGTGTGCTGGGCGCGACTGCGTTCACGCCTGATCAACTCGAGCTGGAGCTCAAGTGGATTGACGAGCATGTCGACGGCAAGCGTTACGGAATCGACGTGCTGATTCCAGAGAACCTTTCGATAAAGGAGGAAAAGGGGGTGACCTACGGGATGCTTGAGGAGCGCATTCCGCAAACACACAGGGACTTCGCTAGAGAGCTGATGCGCAACCATGGAATCGAGCCGTCGCAGGCGCTCGAAGGAGTGCGGAGACGCTCGCCCGAAGCGCCCATCTCGATGCAGCAGGAGAATGCGCTGAAACTGTTGGAAGCATCGTTTCGCCATCCGATTGGGCTAATCGCGAACGCGCTGGGAGTGCCACCGCAGGAAATGATCGACCTAGGACGCAAGCATGGCGTTCCGGTCGCCGCGCTCGTCGGCGCGCCCGAACATGCAGTGCGCCAAGCCCAGGCGGGAGTCGACATTATCGTAGCCCAAGGAGGAGAAGCGGGAGGACATACCGGTCAGGTAGCGACGATAGTGTTGGTCCCCGAGGTGATTCGCGCGATCAAACCGATACGGAAGATTCCGGTCCTGGCAGCGGGCGGTATCATGACTGGCAGGCAGATGGCCGCGTGCATTGCAATGGGCGCCGCAGGAGTCTGGACCGGTTCGGTGTGGCTGGCGACCAATGAATCTGAGACCACGGAGATCTTTCGTGAGAAGATGATCGAGGCGCGATCTCGCGACACTGTGCGCTCGCGATGCCGCACCGGCAAGCCCACGCGCCAGCTTCGTTCCGCCTTCACCGATGCGTGGGAGGGGCCCGACAGTCCCGGAGCATTGCCGATGCCCCTGCAGAGCCTGGTTAGCGAGCCCACGCTGGCGGCGGCGCAGATCGCGGCGGAGAAAGGCAACAGGAAAGCGCGCGAACTTGTGACTTACTTCGTCGGACAAGGTGTCGGATTGGTGGACAGCGTGAAGTCCTGCCGCACGGTGGTTCAGGAGTTCATGGAAGAGTTTGCCGAGGCCGTGGCCGACCTCAATGCTGCGGTCGAGGAGTAGTTACCCGCTCAGCCATTGGCGATATCCATAAACACGACTTTGCTAGGTGGGACAGACGGTGAAAGTGCGCACGGGTTCAAATCCTTTCGTCATCTTGAGCATGCTCGGGTGCTCATTCCTGATTCAACGACTAGCATCTTTGGCAAGCCGGTGGACATTGTGGTTTTCGGCTACACCCATGAGGCTATGGTGGAAGCTCACCAAGGGGTGCTTTTCGTCAATCCTGGA is a window of Candidatus Binataceae bacterium DNA encoding:
- a CDS encoding nitronate monooxygenase family protein, translated to MKTSICEMLEIDFPLVAFSHCRDVVAAVSRAGGFGVLGATAFTPDQLELELKWIDEHVDGKRYGIDVLIPENLSIKEEKGVTYGMLEERIPQTHRDFARELMRNHGIEPSQALEGVRRRSPEAPISMQQENALKLLEASFRHPIGLIANALGVPPQEMIDLGRKHGVPVAALVGAPEHAVRQAQAGVDIIVAQGGEAGGHTGQVATIVLVPEVIRAIKPIRKIPVLAAGGIMTGRQMAACIAMGAAGVWTGSVWLATNESETTEIFREKMIEARSRDTVRSRCRTGKPTRQLRSAFTDAWEGPDSPGALPMPLQSLVSEPTLAAAQIAAEKGNRKARELVTYFVGQGVGLVDSVKSCRTVVQEFMEEFAEAVADLNAAVEE